A window of the Scleropages formosus chromosome 5, fSclFor1.1, whole genome shotgun sequence genome harbors these coding sequences:
- the LOC108928315 gene encoding nuclear factor of activated T-cells, cytoplasmic 3-like isoform X1 has protein sequence MSGAGCSPGGQELDFTLVFGEEGQQRPLEPPGVDPDENASFYVFNVDEAPPMGSQFVGVTRHGLHPHSKIAGPHLQAHKMFEPGCEGASPEYSPAGAAKAFECPSIQITSISSSCQQDLESGEHHLQVGGADGECQDQPLSRDHLYLPVEPSYRDSSLSPSPCSSLSSRSWFSDASSCESFSHVYDDVDSELNEAAARFTLGSPLSSLAEDPWQRIHPAVNPAPPSPRHSPGHSPCVSVADESWLSPRPSSRPTSPCGKRRHSSADLCYPGSASPHHSPSPTPGHSPRGSVSDDTWLSSPSLGVFPFQCCPSEADIPSKTRKTSQDHSSVVFKGDPAPDDSGAMSPSLGIPLEEGGTHVLKKEGAGEQFLSVPSHFSWSKPKPGHTPIFRTSSLPPLDWPLPSQFGQYELKIEVQPKAHHRAHYETEGSRGAVKAASGGHPVVKLIGYNEKPVNLQMFIGTADDRYLRPHAFYQVHRITGKTVATASQEVMITGTKLLEIPLLPENNMCASIDCAGILKLRNSDIELRKGETDIGRKNTRVRLVFRVHVPQPSCKVLSLQAASIPVECSQRSAQELPQVEKCSLSSCSVAGGEEMLLTGSNFFPESKVIFLEKGSEGRPHWEAEAKILWEKSNSGNIVLEVPPYHTQSLSSAVNVHFYVCNGKRKRSQCQRFTYLSVLVKKEQRDEAELTGPPPHALTRPRLPSADHEGVLSSSPQDIVPGLPAPQLGYPPLGPSSFGTLHPLHAHRVGGECHPGAPPMGCHSTPLPVHPAYEAMECTLRYNGQPGLPLNTASQQAYESMASFQPDPATSHSPGLALMYHTCAVLPSSRGLPLGHASQHLQSLGYPCTGVGLIPAPAHPPSQPLAQLQHPLSYQSSSSCPSPASGPPSMLPSPHSDPSSPEAHQLPYQSPSGGVVSSPSPTPGSPMVHLAPSGQLSPRTASTLRHPLASHSPLQPGEEDMSIKQEPEDKELTFRSIGLQDITLDDVNEIIGRDMSQSPGSQGLTAAHGQA, from the exons GTGTTGATCCTGAtgaaaatgcttctttttaCGTCTTCAATGTGGATGAAGCCCCGCCGATGGGAAGCCAGTTTGTTGGGGTCACACGCCACGGCCTGCATCCACACTCCAAGATTGCTGGTCCACATTTGCAGGCCCACAAAATGTTTGAGCCTGGGTGCGAGGGGGCAAGCCCCGAGTACAGTCCAGCGGGGGCTGCCAAGGCCTTTGAGTGTCCCAGTATCCAGAtcacctccatctcctccagctgccaGCAGGACCTGGAGAGCGGAGAACATCACCTGCAAGTCGGTGGTGCTGATGGTGAATGCCAGGATCAGCCACTCTCTCGAGACCACCTATACTTGCCTGTGGAGCCCTCGTACCGGGATTCATCGTTGAGCCCCAGCCCCTGCAGCAGTCTCTCGTCCCGTAGCTGGTTCTCAGACGCATCTTCCTGCGAGTCCTTCTCCCACGTGTATGATGACGTGGACTCGGAGCTCAATGAGGCGGCAGCCCGCTTTACCTTGGGTTCCCCGCTCAGCAGCCTGGCTGAAGACCCCTGGCAGCGCATCCATCCCGCTGTGAACCCTGCACCGCCGTCACCCCGTCACTCTCCCGGTCACTCCCCCTGCGTCAGTGTCGCGGACGAGAGCTGGCTGAGCCCGCGGCCCTCGTCCCGGCCTACCTCACCCTGCGGGAAGAGGCGTCACTCGAGTGCCGACCTCTGCTACCCAGGCTCTGCCTCCCCGCACCACTCCCCCAGTCCCACACCAGGCCATTCCCCTCGAGGAAGTGTGAGCGATGACACCTGGCTCAGCAGTCCTTCCCTGGGGGTCTTTCCTTTCCAGTGCTGCCCATCTGAGGCTGACATTCCCTCCAAGACCAGAAAAACATCCCAGGACCACTCCTCCGTGGTGTTCAAGGGGGATCCCGCACCCGATGACTCTGGCGCCATGTCACCCTCACTGGGCATTCCCTTGGAGGAGGGGGGCACCCATGTCCTGAAGAAGGAAGGTGCTGGGGAGCAGTTCCTTTCTGTGCCCTCACACTTCTCCTGGAGCAAACCCAAACCTGGACACACACCCATTTTCCG GACATCCTCCCTGCCCCCACTGGACTGGCCCCTTCCCAGCCAGTTTGGCCAGTATGAGCTGAAAATCGAGGTGCAACCCAAGGCCCATCACAGAGCTCACTACGAGACTGAAGGGAGTCGAGGGGCAGTCAAGGCTGCTTCTGGGGGGCATCCTGTGGTCAAG CTCATAGGCTACAACGAGAAGCCTGTCAACTTGCAGATGTTTATTGGAACTGCCGACGATCGCTACTTAAGACCCCACGCCTTCTACCAGGTGCACAGGATCACTGGAAAAACAGTTGCAACTGCTAGTCAGGAAGTGATGATCACCGGCACGAAGCTCCTCGAAATCCCTCTCCTTCCTGAAAACAATATGTGTGCCAG CATCGACTGCGCAGGCATCCTAAAGCTGCGCAACTCGGACATTGAGCTGCGCAAGGGTGAGACCGACATCGGGCGCAAGAACACGCGGGTCCGCTTGGTGTTCCGCGTGCACGTTCCTCAGCCGAGCTGCAAGGTCCTGTCTCTGCAGGCTGCCTCCATCCCCGTGGAGTGCT CCCAGCGTTCGGCCCAGGAGCTGCCCCAGGTGGAGAAGTGCAGCCTGAGCAGCTGTTCTGTCGCTGGAGGCGAGGAGATGCTCCTCACAGGTTCTAACTTCTTCCCCGAATCCAaagtcatcttcctggagaagggCTCAG AAGGAAGACCTCACTGGGAAGCTGAAGCCAAGATTCTGTGGGAGAAGAGTAATAGT GGAAACATTGTGCTGGAGGTGCCGCCCTACCACACTCAGTCGCTCAGCTCGGCCGTCAACGTGCACTTCTACGTTTGTAACGGGAAACGGAAACGGAGCCAGTGCCAGCGCTTCACTTACCTGTCAG TTCtggtgaagaaggagcagaGGGATGAGGCCGAGCTGACCGGTCCACCCCCCCATGCCCTAACCAGGCCCCGCCTGCCATCCGCCGACCACGAAGGTGTGTTGTCAAGTTCTCCGCAAGACATCGTTCCAGGGCTCCCTGCGCCGCAACTAGGCTATCCTCCGCTGGGCCCTTCCTCCTTCGGGACCCTCCATCCGCTCCACGCCCATAGGGTGGGTGGTGAATGCCATCCAGGAGCCCCACCCATGGGGTGTCACTCTACCCCACTTCCAGTCCATCCTGCTTATGAAGCCATGGAGTGCACTCTTAGGTACAATGGGCAGCCCGGCCTTCCTCTAAATACTGCCTCACAGCAGGCCTACGAATCGATGGCCTCCTTCCAGCCTGATCCAGCCACCTCCCACTCCCCAGGACTGGCTCTTATGTACCATACCTGCGCTGTCCTTCCCTCCAGCAGGGGCCTCCCCCTGGGCCATGCCTCGCAGCACTTGCAGTCGTTGGGCTACCCTTGCACTGGCGTGGGACTCATCCCTGCCCCAGCACACCCACCCAGCCAGCCTTTGGCTCAGCTCCAGCACCCCTTGAGCTACCAGAGCTCTTCATCGTGTCCTTCTCCTGCCTCTGGGCCGCCCTCCATGCTGCCTTCACCCCACTCAGACCCGTCGTCCCCTGAAGCGCACCAGCTGCCGTACCAGTCCCCCAGTGGCGGGGTAGTGTCCTCACCCTCTCCCACACCCGGCAGCCCCATGGTGCACCTTGCGCCCTCGGGGCAGCTGTCCCCCCGAACAGCCAGCACTCTGCGACACCCCCTGGCCTCCCACTCTCCCTTACAACCTGGTGAAGAGGACATGAGCATCAAACAGGAGCCAGAGGACAAAGAGCTCACGTTCCGTTCAATTGGGCTGCAGGACATCACACTCGATGACG
- the LOC108928315 gene encoding nuclear factor of activated T-cells, cytoplasmic 3-like isoform X2: MSGAGCSPGGQELDFTLVFGEEGQQRPLEPPGVDPDENASFYVFNVDEAPPMGSQFVGVTRHGLHPHSKIAGPHLQAHKMFEPGCEGASPEYSPAGAAKAFECPSIQITSISSSCQQDLESGEHHLQVGGADGECQDQPLSRDHLYLPVEPSYRDSSLSPSPCSSLSSRSWFSDASSCESFSHVYDDVDSELNEAAARFTLGSPLSSLAEDPWQRIHPAVNPAPPSPRHSPGHSPCVSVADESWLSPRPSSRPTSPCGKRRHSSADLCYPGSASPHHSPSPTPGHSPRGSVSDDTWLSSPSLGVFPFQCCPSEADIPSKTRKTSQDHSSVVFKGDPAPDDSGAMSPSLGIPLEEGGTHVLKKEGAGEQFLSVPSHFSWSKPKPGHTPIFRTSSLPPLDWPLPSQFGQYELKIEVQPKAHHRAHYETEGSRGAVKAASGGHPVVKLIGYNEKPVNLQMFIGTADDRYLRPHAFYQVHRITGKTVATASQEVMITGTKLLEIPLLPENNMCASIDCAGILKLRNSDIELRKGETDIGRKNTRVRLVFRVHVPQPSCKVLSLQAASIPVECSQRSAQELPQVEKCSLSSCSVAGGEEMLLTGSNFFPESKVIFLEKGSEGRPHWEAEAKILWEKSNSGNIVLEVPPYHTQSLSSAVNVHFYVCNGKRKRSQCQRFTYLSVLVKKEQRDEAELTGPPPHALTRPRLPSADHEGVLSSSPQDIVPGLPAPQLGYPPLGPSSFGTLHPLHAHRVGGECHPGAPPMGCHSTPLPVHPAYEAMECTLRYNGQPGLPLNTASQQAYESMASFQPDPATSHSPGLALMYHTCAVLPSSRGLPLGHASQHLQSLGYPCTGVGLIPAPAHPPSQPLAQLQHPLSYQSSSSCPSPASGPPSMLPSPHSDPSSPEAHQLPYQSPSGGVVSSPSPTPGSPMVHLAPSGQLSPRTASTLRHPLASHSPLQPGEEDMSIKQEPEDKELTFRSIGLQDITLDDVVRLSSA; encoded by the exons GTGTTGATCCTGAtgaaaatgcttctttttaCGTCTTCAATGTGGATGAAGCCCCGCCGATGGGAAGCCAGTTTGTTGGGGTCACACGCCACGGCCTGCATCCACACTCCAAGATTGCTGGTCCACATTTGCAGGCCCACAAAATGTTTGAGCCTGGGTGCGAGGGGGCAAGCCCCGAGTACAGTCCAGCGGGGGCTGCCAAGGCCTTTGAGTGTCCCAGTATCCAGAtcacctccatctcctccagctgccaGCAGGACCTGGAGAGCGGAGAACATCACCTGCAAGTCGGTGGTGCTGATGGTGAATGCCAGGATCAGCCACTCTCTCGAGACCACCTATACTTGCCTGTGGAGCCCTCGTACCGGGATTCATCGTTGAGCCCCAGCCCCTGCAGCAGTCTCTCGTCCCGTAGCTGGTTCTCAGACGCATCTTCCTGCGAGTCCTTCTCCCACGTGTATGATGACGTGGACTCGGAGCTCAATGAGGCGGCAGCCCGCTTTACCTTGGGTTCCCCGCTCAGCAGCCTGGCTGAAGACCCCTGGCAGCGCATCCATCCCGCTGTGAACCCTGCACCGCCGTCACCCCGTCACTCTCCCGGTCACTCCCCCTGCGTCAGTGTCGCGGACGAGAGCTGGCTGAGCCCGCGGCCCTCGTCCCGGCCTACCTCACCCTGCGGGAAGAGGCGTCACTCGAGTGCCGACCTCTGCTACCCAGGCTCTGCCTCCCCGCACCACTCCCCCAGTCCCACACCAGGCCATTCCCCTCGAGGAAGTGTGAGCGATGACACCTGGCTCAGCAGTCCTTCCCTGGGGGTCTTTCCTTTCCAGTGCTGCCCATCTGAGGCTGACATTCCCTCCAAGACCAGAAAAACATCCCAGGACCACTCCTCCGTGGTGTTCAAGGGGGATCCCGCACCCGATGACTCTGGCGCCATGTCACCCTCACTGGGCATTCCCTTGGAGGAGGGGGGCACCCATGTCCTGAAGAAGGAAGGTGCTGGGGAGCAGTTCCTTTCTGTGCCCTCACACTTCTCCTGGAGCAAACCCAAACCTGGACACACACCCATTTTCCG GACATCCTCCCTGCCCCCACTGGACTGGCCCCTTCCCAGCCAGTTTGGCCAGTATGAGCTGAAAATCGAGGTGCAACCCAAGGCCCATCACAGAGCTCACTACGAGACTGAAGGGAGTCGAGGGGCAGTCAAGGCTGCTTCTGGGGGGCATCCTGTGGTCAAG CTCATAGGCTACAACGAGAAGCCTGTCAACTTGCAGATGTTTATTGGAACTGCCGACGATCGCTACTTAAGACCCCACGCCTTCTACCAGGTGCACAGGATCACTGGAAAAACAGTTGCAACTGCTAGTCAGGAAGTGATGATCACCGGCACGAAGCTCCTCGAAATCCCTCTCCTTCCTGAAAACAATATGTGTGCCAG CATCGACTGCGCAGGCATCCTAAAGCTGCGCAACTCGGACATTGAGCTGCGCAAGGGTGAGACCGACATCGGGCGCAAGAACACGCGGGTCCGCTTGGTGTTCCGCGTGCACGTTCCTCAGCCGAGCTGCAAGGTCCTGTCTCTGCAGGCTGCCTCCATCCCCGTGGAGTGCT CCCAGCGTTCGGCCCAGGAGCTGCCCCAGGTGGAGAAGTGCAGCCTGAGCAGCTGTTCTGTCGCTGGAGGCGAGGAGATGCTCCTCACAGGTTCTAACTTCTTCCCCGAATCCAaagtcatcttcctggagaagggCTCAG AAGGAAGACCTCACTGGGAAGCTGAAGCCAAGATTCTGTGGGAGAAGAGTAATAGT GGAAACATTGTGCTGGAGGTGCCGCCCTACCACACTCAGTCGCTCAGCTCGGCCGTCAACGTGCACTTCTACGTTTGTAACGGGAAACGGAAACGGAGCCAGTGCCAGCGCTTCACTTACCTGTCAG TTCtggtgaagaaggagcagaGGGATGAGGCCGAGCTGACCGGTCCACCCCCCCATGCCCTAACCAGGCCCCGCCTGCCATCCGCCGACCACGAAGGTGTGTTGTCAAGTTCTCCGCAAGACATCGTTCCAGGGCTCCCTGCGCCGCAACTAGGCTATCCTCCGCTGGGCCCTTCCTCCTTCGGGACCCTCCATCCGCTCCACGCCCATAGGGTGGGTGGTGAATGCCATCCAGGAGCCCCACCCATGGGGTGTCACTCTACCCCACTTCCAGTCCATCCTGCTTATGAAGCCATGGAGTGCACTCTTAGGTACAATGGGCAGCCCGGCCTTCCTCTAAATACTGCCTCACAGCAGGCCTACGAATCGATGGCCTCCTTCCAGCCTGATCCAGCCACCTCCCACTCCCCAGGACTGGCTCTTATGTACCATACCTGCGCTGTCCTTCCCTCCAGCAGGGGCCTCCCCCTGGGCCATGCCTCGCAGCACTTGCAGTCGTTGGGCTACCCTTGCACTGGCGTGGGACTCATCCCTGCCCCAGCACACCCACCCAGCCAGCCTTTGGCTCAGCTCCAGCACCCCTTGAGCTACCAGAGCTCTTCATCGTGTCCTTCTCCTGCCTCTGGGCCGCCCTCCATGCTGCCTTCACCCCACTCAGACCCGTCGTCCCCTGAAGCGCACCAGCTGCCGTACCAGTCCCCCAGTGGCGGGGTAGTGTCCTCACCCTCTCCCACACCCGGCAGCCCCATGGTGCACCTTGCGCCCTCGGGGCAGCTGTCCCCCCGAACAGCCAGCACTCTGCGACACCCCCTGGCCTCCCACTCTCCCTTACAACCTGGTGAAGAGGACATGAGCATCAAACAGGAGCCAGAGGACAAAGAGCTCACGTTCCGTTCAATTGGGCTGCAGGACATCACACTCGATGACG